Part of the Natronobacterium gregoryi SP2 genome, CGAACGCCCCGGTCTTCCCCAGTCGGTGGATGAGTTCGTCTCTGATCTGGTCGCCAGTCGTCTCGACGGTCACGAGTTCGACCTCGTACCGGCGGTCCTCCAGGGCCTCCTCGACCAGGCCGGCCTGTCGCCGAGCCAGCGTCGATCCCCGCGTCGCCAGTCGCAACGTCCCACGCGTTCTCATAGTCGGTAGTCGTCGCTTCGGGTATGAAAAGCGCACGCTTGTTCGACGGGCTGTCGGTTAGCCGAGAACGAAGTACGGCAGCGTCCACATCGTCGCGTGGATCACTGCGGGATCACGGAGGTTTCGGGTCTGTTCGTACGCCGTACCGAACGCCAGTCCGGCAACGAGCGTCTCGATCCTTCAGCTAGCGATCCCGACGATCGACTCGCCCCCATCACGAAGAGGACGTGCGTCAACCGCCTCGGGGTCGAGTGGTTCGCGAGAGCGTCGCTCTCTCGTCATCACGAGACGGTGAAGCCGTCTCGGACGACCCCGAGGCTTGTCAGTGGGCGCACCCTCTAACCGAGTAACTCGGTAGGTCTGATACGGTTTGCTGTCAGTCAGTTCCGGCGCGACAGCGAGCCCGCCTGCGGTCGCGCCGGGAAATCGGTACAGCATTCCGTTTGAATCGACCGTTCGCGTTCAACGTCTTTAACTTCAGAGCCAGTTGACTTGTGGCTCGTTCAGAACCAGACTTGAGCCAGTGCTGAACGAGACGCTGCCCGATGTTCCAAGCGGCGTTAGTCCGGTACAGCCACGTCCCAAAGCGGTTGTCCGGTGAATCGGCACAGCCATCCGTATCACGGCGTTCCGATGGCCTGTCGTCGCCGATAGAGGTAGTAGACCGCGAGCAGCGGCTGCAGTGGCGGGACGAAAAGCGAAACGAAAGCGAACGCGAGGTAGACGCCGGGGTTGGGTCGCCAGGAACTGCGTTGTGTACAGACGTAGGCTGCGTCCTGGTGGATCGCGATGGGAAACGCACCGAAGGCGACCGCGCCGGCGAGTCCAACCCCCGTCGTCAACAGGGTCGGTATCGCAAAGAGGACAGCGACCGTCGCTGCCGCGAACCCGACGACCGTCGCCGACAGCGAGGCCGCGACGACGAGCCACCAGCCAGACCGGCCCGCTGGCGTTCCGAACCGGCGATGTCGTCGTGCCAGATAGACGACTGCCGCCGCCGGTGCCCAAACCAGTGCGAACACGGCGTTGAGCCACGGTCGCGGCCGCCAGTTGCCGCCCGCACCCGGCTGGCGTCGAACGCGCCGCGCGTCGAAAAACAGCACCGTCGCAACCCCGAGCGTCAGAACGGTATAGCCGAGAGCAGCCACGATGAGCAGGGCCGGTCGGAGCCCCGGAACGGCGTACTCGAGGTCCTGTAACACGCCAACGACGCCGACACCGACGGCCGGCGGAAAGAGATAACACAGACGCTCGAGGAGACGCGCCCAGCCGATTTCGTCGACGTGCGTTCGCATCGGTGCCTGTGAGGTCCATCGTCGATTCGTCGCCGTCGACCGCACGCCTCGAGGCGGAGGTTGAGACGGGGCAGACGGCTACTCACCGACGTTACAGCGCGTCCTTGTACGCCTCGAGAGTTCGTTCGACGTCGTCTTCGGTGTGGTTGTAGCTGACGAACTGACACTCGAACTGGTTCTGCGAGAGGAACACGTTCTGGTCTTTCATCTGCCCCCAGAAGACGCGCCGCCAGCGGTCGGTTTCGGCGTTTTGCACGTCGGCGGCGTTCGTCGGCGCTTCGCCGTCCCGAGTGAAGATCACCTTGAACATACTGTCGGTGCCGGCGACGGTGTATTCGGGTGCCTGGTCGGCGACGATCTCCTCGAGTCCGCCGCGTAACTGGTCGCCGAGGTCGTTGACGTGATCGTAGACGTCGTTTGCGGCGGCGAACTTGAGCGTCTCGAGGCCGGCGGCCATCGTGACGGGGTGGCCGGAGAAGGTGCCGGCCTGGAAGACCGGGCCGGAGGGGGCGAACTGTTCGATGATTTCGGCGCGACCACCGATCGCGCCGACGGGGAAGCCGCCGCCGACGATCTTGCCGAATGTGGTGATGTCGGGCGTGATGCCGAACTCGCTTTGGGCACAGCCGAGGCCGCCGACGCGGAAGCCGGTGATGACCTCGTCGAAAATGAGGAGCGAGCCGTGTTCCTCGGTGATCTCTCGGAGGAACTCGTGGTAGCCTTCGGCAGGTTCGACGATGCCGTAGTTCCCCAGGATGGGTTCGGTCATCACGGCCGCGATGTCGTCGCCGTGTTCCTCGAAAACCTCGCGGACGGCCTCCTCGTCGTTGAACGGCACCGGGAGGGTGTGTTCGGCGAACGACTGCGGGACGCCGGCCGAAGAGGGTGCGGGATTCTCGTGGTCGCCCTCGACGAGCGTCGACTCCTGTGCGCCGTGGTAGCCGCCCTGGTTGACGACGATCTTGTTCCGGCCCGTGTAACCTCGAGCGAGTCGAACTGCGGAGGTCGTTGCCTCTGTCCCCGAATTGACGAACCGAACCTTCTCGACGCTTGGCACGTGGCGGACGACGAACTCCGCGAGGTCGACCTCGATCTCGGTCGGCGTGCCGTATATCGGCCCCTCGCTGGCTTTCTGCTGGATCGAAGCTTGGACCTGCTCGGGGAGGTCGTGACCCAGCAGCAGCGGTCCGAGCCCCATCACCCAGTCGATATAGCGGTTGCCGTCGGCGTCGACGACGTGGCCGCCGTCACCCTTCTGCACGAAGAAGGGGTACGGCTCGATCGCCGCACGAACGGCCGAGTTGACGCCACCGGGCATGACTGACAGCGCTCTCTCGTACAGGTCACGTGAGTTGTCGTCGTTCATACCCGCCGGTTGGGTCGCGGACGGGAAAGTTGTACCGAGGTTCGATCGAGTCGATCGCTCTCTGCAGGGCCGGTCGACCGAGTCCAGTTCGTCCGGGTCGAGAGTCCGAGGCCGGAATCGGCGTCGAGGACCAGTGATGCAACGTGCCAGCGGCCTCGGCGAGCAGGTGTATCGGTCGATCGGCGTCCGACTCGTCACGGAGGAACCGCTCACAGAGAGTCGTCCGTGCAGTCCTACGGCCTCGAGACAGCCGACAGGAATCCCGATCGAGCCGGCTGTGAGAGAAGAGAAAAATATCCGGCGAAAACGGGACACGGCGTCTAAACCGGTTTTCCGCGGTTCGTTCCGTCTCGTCGGTACCGAACCAAGTCACACGGCATCGGAACCGCGCTTGCCGGTCCGGATCTGGCAGGCGTCCTCGATCGACTGGACGAAGATCTTGCCGTCGCCCGGTTCGCCGGTGTTGGCGGCCTCTCGGATGGCATCGACGACCTCGGCGGCAGAGACGTCCGCGACGACGCACTCGACCTTGACTTTCTGGTGAAGATCGACCGTGTACTCCTCGCCACGCCACTGGCCTTTCTTGGCGGGCTGGGAGCCACGTCCCGAGACATTCGTGACCGTCAGCGAGGGGGCACCGATCGCCGCGAGTTCCGTCTTGACCGCTCCGAGGCGGTCGGGACGGACGATCGCGCTAATTAGCTTGATCCCGCCGTCGTTCGGTTCGCCACCATCCGCGCGGGCGACGGTCGTTCCGCCGTCGGTCGCCACGTCGGGCTTGCCGAATTCGGGGTAGGTGTCGACGCCGTGTTCGGCGACGTCCAGGCCGTCGCGTTCGTGGTCGGGCGTGACTCGAGCCTGTCCGACTGCTTTGAACGCACCCCAGACGGCGGCGGTCGCGGCGACCGTCCAGATCGTGATGACGGCGACGCCGACGATCTGGGGGACAAACGCGCTCGCTTCGACCGAGAGGATGCCGCCAGCGACGAGGCCGCTCCCGACGGCCGTCCCCTCGATCGACCAGAGCGGGTAGAGGATCAGGCCGAGCATCCCCGCGCTGCCGTGGACGGGGAAGACCGCACAGACGTCGTCGATCTCGAGTCGTTGTTCGACGAACCGGAAGACGACTGGAAGCTGTGCGCCGGCGAGGAAGCCGATGGCGATCGCTCCCATCGGCGTGATGAGATCGGTCGGTCCGGTGACGCCGACGAGGCCCGCGAGCATGCCGTTTGCGACGTACAGCGTATCGACCTTGCCGGTGGTGTAAAGCGAGACGGTCGAGGCACCGATCGCACCCAGACCCATCCCAAGGGCGGTGACCATCGCGACGCTTCCGACGTAGTCGAAGTCGGCCAACTCGAGGGTTCCGGGGTCGATCACGGTGGCGGCAGTACCGACGTTGAAGCCGAACCAGCCGAAACAGAGGATAAGGGTCCCGAGGACGGCGAAGGTCAGCGAGTGACCTGGGATGACGTTGACGCTCCCGTCTGCGCCGTACTTGTCCATGCGAGCGCCGAGGATCCACGCGGCCGTGAGACCGGCGACGCCGCCGACGCCGTGGACGACCATCCCGCCAGCGAAGTCGGAAAAGCCGAACGCGGCCAGAATCGGCGTCCCGCCGGGCGCGTACCAGACCAGCGCCGCGACGACCGGGTAGATCACCGCCGCCAGCAGGAAGGTGTAGGTGACGTACGCGCGCAGTTTCGCACGCCCTGCCACGGCACCAGAGACGATGGTGGCAGCGGTCATCGCAAACACCGCGCTGAAGAGCCACATCGCCCAGTCGAACGATCCCTCGCCGAACATCGTCAGCGAGCTACTCTCGCCGCCGCCCAGCACCGAACCGACGTTGTTCGAGATCCCCATTCCGATCACGAAGAAGACGCCGATGCCGACCGCCCAGGTCAGCATGTTCTTCGTCAGCTGGTTCGCGACGTTCTTCGAGCGGACCTGCCCCGCCTCGAGCATCGCGAAGCCGGCGTGCATGAAGAAAATGAGGAAGGTGACGGTCAACGCCCACAGCAGGTTCATCCCCGTCGCGAGCGACTCGAGGTCGCCGGTCGTGACCTCGAGGGCGACTGGTTCGATCATTCACTTGCCTCCGTCGATCCCGGGCTCTCCACCCATTCCGAGTATTTCGGACGTTCGTATAGCGACGCGACCTCGAACAACACGTGCGTATTCCGGATCACGGTTTACCGGGACGGAAGGACCAGATATAAGGTTTAGCGTTGGTGTTCGTCTAAAATTACCCTATAATAGGCCAGTTCGTGAAAATCTAGAGTCAATATAAGTAGTATAAGGTGGACGATGTCCGGGAACAACTGCCGTTCGTGGCCCACAACTGGACGGACGGCAACTCCTCACTCGCACTGGAATTGCCGTGGACGTCGTTTCGACCCCCGTTTTCGGGTGGTATCGCTTGCACGCGCCACTCGTTACCACGCAATCAGTTCGCTCACGCCGTCGCTGGACGGTCGTCAGAATCGCGTCGGTTCCCTACTCGAGTGCGTCGGCGACGTCCTCGGCGAAGTAGGTCAGAATCAGATCTGCGCCCGCACGCTTGATCGACAGTAGCGACTCGAGGGCCACCCCCTCGAGCTCGAGCCAGCCCTTCTCGGCGGCGGCGTGAAGCATGGCATACTCGCCGGAGACGTTGTAGGCGGCGACGGGGTGGTCGAACTCTCGGCGGACGTCGGCGACGATATCGAGGTACGGCAGGGCGGGTTTGACCATCAGCACGTCGGCACCCTGTTCGACGTCGAGTGCGACCTCGCGGACGGCCTCCCGTCGGTTTGCGGGGTCCATCTGATAGTGTCGCCGGTCGCCGAACGAGGGCGCACCGTCGGCAGCGTCCCGGAACGGGCCGTAGAACGCGCTCTCGTACTTGGCCGCGTAGCTCATGATCGGGACGTGGTCGTACCCCTCCCGGTCGAGTGCCGAGCGGATCGCTCCGACCATCCCGTCCATCATCCCGCTGGGGGCGACCATGTCCGCGCCGGCCGCGGCGTGGGAGACGGCGATCCGCTCGAGGCTCTCGAGGGTGGCGTCGTTGTCGACGGTCGTCGTCGCCTCGTCGTGGGCGTCGAGTCCGTCCTCGAGCGTGCCACAGTGGCCGTGGTCGGTATACTCGCAGAGACAGACGTCGGTGACGACGTAGGCGTCGGTCTCGGCAGTGATCTGTCGGGTCGCCTTCTGGATCACGCCGTCCTCGGCCCAGGCGCGGGTGCCCTCGGGGTCTTTCGACTCCGGAATCCCGAACAGCATGACGGCCTCGACGCCGGTCTCGAGGACGTCCTCGACGCGGGAGACGGCGTCCTCGAGCGGGACACGCTCGTGACCGGGCATCGACTCGATCGGCTGTCGCTCGTCCGTCGTCGCGTCGACGAACACCGGGGCGATGAGATCCGTCGACTCGAGGCCCGTCTCGCTGACGAGCCCGCGAACGCCGTCCTGTCGGAGCCGTCGCGGACGATGTGTGAGATCCATACCGGGTCCTACTAACGACAGGGCCAAAAGGGGTGCGTTCGCGGGAGCGGGCGTCGACGACGACCATCATATCACTCCGCCAGCGACGTATCGTAGCCTCTCGAAGGCGGTCACCGCGGCTGGTCACGAAGCGTTTCCTCGATCGCCTCGAGTTCGGCTTTCCGAAACGGGCGGTCGGCGCTGTCCGGATCGTCGTCCAGACCGTCAATCGTCGAGCGAATGCCCGCACGCATCTCTGCCTTCGGTGGGAAGGGATTCGTTTCGACGTCGTGGTCCAGAGCCTCACAGATCGCAGCGAGGGACTCTTTCGTGAAACCGGTCGATTCGATACGCTCGTATCGACCGACAGCGACGCGAATCTCGTTTCGGAGGTCGTCGACGGTTCGTGTCACGCACTCACGAACGGAGAGAGCCGCCCTGTAGCTTCCGGTCGGCCGAAAGCCCTACCACCGTCCGAAGGGGGAGACGTCTTCGAACGCGGCCGCGACGCGCTCGAGGGCAGTTCCCGACTCTCCCTCGTCTGTGAGTGAGAGGGCGAGCGCGGTTTGCAGCCGCGCCTTCCAGGGCGGAAAGTCGCCGCCGGAGACCGCACCGGCCGCTTCCAGCGTCGCTCCACCGCCGGGGCCACCGTAGAGCCCGGCGGTCGTCCCGTCGTGACACCGCGAGGTCTGGACCACTGGAACGCCAGCGTCGATCGCACCCTCGAGTGCCTCGCCCAGGCCGGCGGTCGCGTTCCCGAGCCCGGTGCCAGCGAGAACGAAGCCGTCGACGCCGTCCTCGAGTGCGCGGTCGACCTACCGCCCGTCGACACCCATCGCGTTCGTGACGATTTCGACGCGGACGGCGGGATCGATTCGGGCGCCGGGAACCGGCTCCGCGTAGCGACGGGGCTCGTGCAGCAGTCGCAGGCCATTCGGTGACAGTTCGGCGACTGGTCCCGCCGTCGGCGACGTGAACGTCTCGAGTTTGCTCGTGTTGCGCTTGCCGACCCAGCGGGCGGCATAGACGCGATCGTTGAACGCGAGGTAGGTGCCGCCGGACTCGCGGAACTGCTCGTGTGTTACGGCCCGGACCGCGGTGACGAGGTTCGAAGGGCCGTCGGCACCGAACCGGTCGAACAGTCGCTGTGCACCGGTGTAGGCTACCGGCAGGTCGCGTTCGTCTCGCCCATCTGGAATCCCGGGAGCTGACAGA contains:
- the hemL gene encoding glutamate-1-semialdehyde 2,1-aminomutase; its protein translation is MNDDNSRDLYERALSVMPGGVNSAVRAAIEPYPFFVQKGDGGHVVDADGNRYIDWVMGLGPLLLGHDLPEQVQASIQQKASEGPIYGTPTEIEVDLAEFVVRHVPSVEKVRFVNSGTEATTSAVRLARGYTGRNKIVVNQGGYHGAQESTLVEGDHENPAPSSAGVPQSFAEHTLPVPFNDEEAVREVFEEHGDDIAAVMTEPILGNYGIVEPAEGYHEFLREITEEHGSLLIFDEVITGFRVGGLGCAQSEFGITPDITTFGKIVGGGFPVGAIGGRAEIIEQFAPSGPVFQAGTFSGHPVTMAAGLETLKFAAANDVYDHVNDLGDQLRGGLEEIVADQAPEYTVAGTDSMFKVIFTRDGEAPTNAADVQNAETDRWRRVFWGQMKDQNVFLSQNQFECQFVSYNHTEDDVERTLEAYKDAL
- a CDS encoding ammonium transporter — its product is MIEPVALEVTTGDLESLATGMNLLWALTVTFLIFFMHAGFAMLEAGQVRSKNVANQLTKNMLTWAVGIGVFFVIGMGISNNVGSVLGGGESSSLTMFGEGSFDWAMWLFSAVFAMTAATIVSGAVAGRAKLRAYVTYTFLLAAVIYPVVAALVWYAPGGTPILAAFGFSDFAGGMVVHGVGGVAGLTAAWILGARMDKYGADGSVNVIPGHSLTFAVLGTLILCFGWFGFNVGTAATVIDPGTLELADFDYVGSVAMVTALGMGLGAIGASTVSLYTTGKVDTLYVANGMLAGLVGVTGPTDLITPMGAIAIGFLAGAQLPVVFRFVEQRLEIDDVCAVFPVHGSAGMLGLILYPLWSIEGTAVGSGLVAGGILSVEASAFVPQIVGVAVITIWTVAATAAVWGAFKAVGQARVTPDHERDGLDVAEHGVDTYPEFGKPDVATDGGTTVARADGGEPNDGGIKLISAIVRPDRLGAVKTELAAIGAPSLTVTNVSGRGSQPAKKGQWRGEEYTVDLHQKVKVECVVADVSAAEVVDAIREAANTGEPGDGKIFVQSIEDACQIRTGKRGSDAV
- the hemB gene encoding porphobilinogen synthase, translating into MDLTHRPRRLRQDGVRGLVSETGLESTDLIAPVFVDATTDERQPIESMPGHERVPLEDAVSRVEDVLETGVEAVMLFGIPESKDPEGTRAWAEDGVIQKATRQITAETDAYVVTDVCLCEYTDHGHCGTLEDGLDAHDEATTTVDNDATLESLERIAVSHAAAGADMVAPSGMMDGMVGAIRSALDREGYDHVPIMSYAAKYESAFYGPFRDAADGAPSFGDRRHYQMDPANRREAVREVALDVEQGADVLMVKPALPYLDIVADVRREFDHPVAAYNVSGEYAMLHAAAEKGWLELEGVALESLLSIKRAGADLILTYFAEDVADALE